The following are encoded in a window of Acidobacteriota bacterium genomic DNA:
- a CDS encoding tetratricopeptide repeat protein, whose protein sequence is MAVAKAKRDPVDLACELSERAANAYRAGRTEIALAMFQQALELFEQAEGADSLNAAATRNSLGTIYEDRSQYAEAVRRYERAVEITEAIPDAEVDEDIAQLQFDAWRNLGRLLRIEGRFEEARALICCALAQAETRYGKDSDQTAWCCNDLGMLGKFSGRFAEADEWYAQALRILKANHGEDHHSLIPLYHNLGGLEHARGRFAEGEVFARKSVELRKQISDGDDPALAADIAALAALLDGQEKFDESEPLYLRALEIFRRVHGDEHYEIAVNLNNLAAVYQQQERFAESESCYRRALAIKEKMFDAGNVEIALTLNNLAVLYRAQGREADAVELLHRALAIFEQSLDADHPHLVACRENCAELSLAINTQ, encoded by the coding sequence ATGGCTGTGGCAAAAGCGAAACGTGATCCGGTGGATTTGGCCTGTGAACTGTCTGAACGAGCGGCCAATGCGTACCGGGCTGGGCGCACCGAAATCGCCCTCGCGATGTTTCAGCAGGCTTTGGAACTGTTTGAACAGGCGGAAGGGGCTGACTCACTGAACGCAGCCGCGACGCGGAATTCACTCGGCACAATTTACGAAGACCGCAGCCAATATGCCGAAGCCGTACGGCGGTACGAGCGCGCTGTTGAAATCACCGAAGCCATTCCGGATGCGGAAGTGGACGAAGATATTGCGCAGCTTCAATTTGATGCCTGGCGAAATCTGGGACGGCTGCTACGCATCGAGGGCCGTTTCGAAGAAGCAAGAGCTTTGATCTGCTGCGCCCTGGCACAAGCGGAAACACGATATGGCAAAGACAGCGACCAAACGGCCTGGTGCTGCAACGATCTGGGAATGCTGGGCAAATTTTCCGGGCGTTTTGCCGAAGCCGACGAATGGTATGCGCAAGCGTTGCGGATTCTGAAGGCCAATCACGGCGAAGATCACCATTCGCTGATTCCGCTGTACCACAACCTGGGCGGATTGGAACATGCTCGGGGGCGCTTTGCCGAAGGCGAGGTGTTTGCACGTAAATCCGTGGAACTTCGCAAGCAAATCAGTGACGGCGATGACCCGGCATTGGCGGCGGATATTGCCGCGCTGGCTGCACTGCTGGACGGGCAGGAAAAATTTGATGAATCCGAGCCGTTGTATCTGCGCGCGTTGGAAATCTTTCGTCGCGTTCACGGCGATGAGCATTACGAAATCGCCGTCAACCTGAACAATCTGGCTGCGGTGTATCAGCAACAGGAACGCTTTGCCGAATCCGAAAGTTGTTACCGGCGCGCACTGGCCATCAAGGAAAAGATGTTTGATGCCGGAAATGTCGAAATCGCACTGACGCTGAACAATCTGGCGGTGCTTTACCGCGCGCAAGGGCGCGAGGCGGATGCGGTCGAGTTACTGCATCGGGCGCTGGCGATCTTCGAGCAATCGCTCGATGCCGATCATCCGCATCTGGTCGCTTGTCGAGAAAATTGCGCGGAACTGTCGCTTGCAATCAATACTCAATAA
- a CDS encoding HlyD family efflux transporter periplasmic adaptor subunit, whose product MPTPFTRCTRALNADGFNRSAIAILLTAILLGGWLAWFVLARITLFETTAAARLEIDRAAHPIEVLVGGRVKVTNLNVGREVEAGDVLVELETESQRLQLAEEQARIAALQGQLAALGGQTSAQQQVQSETRQAAPVALDESRAKLAEAEASVRAAEDEAARFEKLRADGLVADAELVRAKAEAEKRRAAAEALRIAINRQNKDQRAADSMQQVALEGLKLNAAVLEGEIKTRQTTTERLQHEINERFILAPASGKLGETAELRVGEVVREGDKLGTVVPDGKLRAVAEFPPSDSLGRIRAGQRASLRLDGFPWTEYGKVAGEVTSIASEPRSGKIRVELQVHPESAPAIQLQHGLPGSLEIEVERISPAALVLRSVGKLLAQR is encoded by the coding sequence ATGCCTACGCCCTTCACACGCTGCACGCGCGCACTGAATGCCGACGGATTCAACCGGTCGGCCATTGCCATTTTGCTGACGGCGATTTTGTTGGGCGGGTGGCTGGCGTGGTTTGTGCTGGCCAGGATCACCTTGTTTGAAACGACGGCGGCGGCTCGGTTGGAGATTGATCGCGCGGCACACCCAATCGAAGTGTTGGTCGGCGGTCGAGTGAAAGTCACAAACCTGAATGTTGGGCGCGAAGTCGAAGCAGGCGACGTGCTGGTCGAACTCGAAACCGAATCGCAACGGTTGCAACTGGCCGAAGAGCAGGCGCGCATTGCCGCGCTGCAAGGTCAATTGGCCGCGCTCGGCGGACAGACTTCGGCGCAACAACAGGTTCAATCCGAAACCAGGCAAGCTGCGCCGGTTGCATTGGATGAGTCGCGCGCGAAGCTGGCCGAAGCCGAAGCTTCGGTGCGCGCTGCCGAAGACGAAGCCGCGAGATTTGAAAAGCTGCGCGCGGATGGATTGGTCGCCGATGCCGAATTGGTTCGCGCCAAAGCCGAAGCCGAAAAACGCCGCGCCGCGGCTGAGGCTTTGCGCATTGCCATCAACCGCCAAAACAAAGATCAGCGCGCGGCGGACAGCATGCAGCAAGTCGCCCTGGAAGGATTGAAACTCAATGCCGCCGTGCTGGAAGGCGAAATCAAAACCCGCCAAACCACTACCGAACGATTGCAGCACGAAATCAATGAACGTTTCATTTTGGCTCCGGCCAGCGGCAAGCTGGGCGAAACGGCGGAACTTCGCGTAGGCGAGGTCGTGCGCGAAGGTGACAAGCTGGGCACAGTGGTTCCTGACGGTAAGCTCCGGGCGGTCGCGGAATTTCCGCCTTCCGATTCGCTAGGACGAATTCGCGCCGGGCAGCGCGCAAGTTTGCGGTTGGACGGGTTTCCGTGGACGGAATACGGCAAGGTCGCGGGCGAAGTCACCAGCATCGCCAGCGAACCGCGCTCCGGCAAAATCCGCGTCGAATTGCAGGTGCATCCCGAATCCGCGCCTGCAATCCAGTTGCAACACGGGCTGCCGGGGAGTCTGGAAATTGAAGTCGAACGAATTTCTCCCGCCGCGCTGGTATTGCGAAGCGTAGGCAAACTGCTGGCTCAACGATGA
- a CDS encoding ATP-binding cassette domain-containing protein translates to MKTMTSRKLLVPEVVQTSAMDCGPATLKCLLEGFGIGVSYGRLREACQTGVDGTSIDTLELIAAQSGLDAEQVMLPEDHLLLPESESLPAVVVVRSPGGSTHFVVVWRRIGNFVQVMDPAIGRRWMKCNEFRAELYLHRMPIPAASWREWASSESFLNGLRRRLRDLGVGSGLSEGLIERALSDESWRGLAALDAATRMTKSIVSSGGIARGDQAVRVLEAFFAKADAISENYWMVRSLPANEDGEEEVLMTGSVLVQARGRRANAETEAAELSPEVRAALTEKPRHAGRDLLTLLRQDGLLTPMALLAALALAAGGVVVEAMLFQGLFNFSNKLKLTEQRIGAISALVVFALAMLCLELPIAAGLWRAGRRLETRLRLAFLEKIPRLGDRYFQSRLISDMAERAHSAQSLRTLPQLSGQFLRLTFELMLTCVGIVWLNPRGVWVATAAALIAVALPLAMQSRLTERDLRVRSHNGALSRFYLDAMLGLVAVRTHGAAMSLRREHESLLVEWMRASYGLLRTALSVEAVEAVSGFGLAAWLLFDHLSRGGEAGSALLLVYWSLNLPALGQEIALTAQQYPAQRNVTLRALEPLGAAEDGEMEGRRDKGIVQSSLQVSPSLCPAVRRSVALRFESVEVLAGGHQILDDLNLEIAAGSHVAMVGSSGAGKSSFVGLLLGWHRAASGRVLVDGKELNGEQLAQLRAETAWVDPAIQLWNRSLIENLSYGTNNETAIRNPQSAIEAADLRRVLEKLPDGLQTTLGEGGALVSGGEGQRVRLGRAMMRRDARLVILDEPFRGLDREKRRTLMARARELWKDATLLCITHDVGETMNFERVLVVEGGRIVEDGAPDSLAGQRDSRYSQLLQAEDGLRGGAWANADWRRLRMDGGRVTESHSHARISVLANERRRCA, encoded by the coding sequence ATGAAAACCATGACGTCCCGAAAATTACTTGTCCCGGAAGTCGTGCAGACCTCGGCAATGGATTGCGGCCCGGCTACGCTGAAATGTTTGCTGGAAGGTTTTGGCATCGGCGTCAGTTACGGACGGTTGCGCGAAGCCTGCCAAACAGGCGTGGACGGCACTTCGATTGACACCCTGGAACTGATCGCCGCGCAATCAGGACTGGACGCCGAGCAGGTGATGTTGCCCGAAGATCATTTGTTGTTGCCGGAATCCGAATCCTTGCCCGCCGTCGTGGTTGTTCGCAGCCCCGGTGGAAGCACGCATTTCGTAGTGGTTTGGCGGCGCATCGGCAACTTTGTGCAAGTGATGGATCCGGCCATCGGACGTCGCTGGATGAAATGCAACGAATTTCGCGCGGAACTTTATCTTCATCGCATGCCGATTCCGGCGGCAAGTTGGCGCGAATGGGCAAGCTCCGAAAGTTTTCTGAATGGATTACGCAGACGATTGCGTGACCTTGGAGTGGGCAGCGGTTTGTCGGAAGGGTTGATTGAGCGAGCCTTGAGCGATGAAAGCTGGCGCGGTCTGGCCGCGTTGGATGCGGCGACGCGCATGACCAAATCCATTGTTTCGTCCGGCGGCATCGCTCGAGGCGATCAGGCGGTTCGCGTGCTGGAAGCGTTTTTCGCCAAAGCAGATGCGATTTCTGAAAACTATTGGATGGTACGTTCTCTGCCTGCAAACGAAGACGGCGAAGAAGAAGTGTTGATGACAGGGAGCGTGTTGGTGCAGGCGCGCGGGCGTCGCGCGAACGCGGAAACAGAAGCCGCTGAATTATCGCCGGAAGTTCGGGCTGCGTTGACGGAAAAGCCGCGTCATGCCGGACGCGATCTATTGACACTGCTCAGGCAGGATGGATTGCTGACCCCGATGGCGCTGTTGGCTGCGCTGGCATTGGCGGCAGGCGGAGTGGTGGTTGAAGCCATGCTTTTTCAGGGGTTGTTCAATTTCAGTAACAAATTGAAATTGACCGAACAGCGGATAGGAGCGATTTCCGCCCTGGTGGTGTTTGCATTGGCGATGCTTTGTTTGGAATTGCCGATTGCGGCCGGGCTATGGCGCGCAGGACGCCGATTGGAAACCCGGCTGCGGCTGGCGTTTCTGGAAAAGATTCCACGACTTGGCGACCGTTATTTTCAAAGCCGATTGATTTCCGACATGGCTGAACGCGCGCACAGCGCCCAATCATTACGAACGCTGCCGCAATTGAGCGGACAATTCTTGCGGCTGACGTTTGAATTGATGCTGACCTGTGTGGGCATCGTTTGGTTGAACCCGCGCGGCGTTTGGGTCGCAACAGCGGCTGCGCTGATCGCCGTAGCGTTGCCACTGGCGATGCAATCGCGTTTGACCGAACGCGACTTGCGCGTGCGAAGTCATAATGGCGCGCTCAGCCGGTTTTACCTGGACGCAATGTTGGGGTTGGTGGCCGTTCGCACGCATGGCGCGGCAATGTCGTTGCGACGTGAACACGAGAGCTTGCTGGTGGAATGGATGCGCGCCAGCTACGGTTTGCTGCGCACGGCCTTGTCGGTCGAAGCCGTGGAAGCGGTTTCCGGGTTCGGATTGGCCGCCTGGTTGTTGTTCGATCATTTGTCGCGTGGTGGCGAAGCGGGCAGCGCATTGTTGCTGGTGTATTGGTCGTTGAACCTGCCCGCGTTAGGACAGGAAATTGCCCTCACCGCGCAGCAGTATCCGGCGCAACGTAATGTCACGCTGCGCGCGCTGGAACCTTTGGGAGCAGCCGAGGATGGAGAGATGGAGGGAAGGAGAGACAAAGGGATTGTGCAGTCCTCTCTCCAGGTTTCTCCGTCTCTCTGTCCCGCTGTCCGAAGATCTGTCGCATTGCGATTCGAGAGCGTCGAAGTACTGGCCGGTGGTCATCAAATCCTGGACGATCTGAACCTGGAAATCGCCGCAGGCAGTCACGTCGCAATGGTTGGTTCTTCCGGCGCAGGAAAATCATCCTTTGTCGGTTTGTTGCTGGGATGGCATCGCGCAGCCAGCGGGCGGGTGTTGGTGGATGGCAAAGAATTGAATGGCGAACAATTGGCGCAACTGCGTGCGGAAACGGCCTGGGTTGATCCCGCGATTCAGCTTTGGAACCGATCGTTAATTGAAAATCTGAGCTACGGGACAAACAACGAAACCGCAATCCGCAATCCGCAATCCGCAATCGAAGCCGCTGACTTGCGCCGTGTACTGGAAAAGCTGCCGGATGGTTTGCAAACCACGTTGGGTGAAGGTGGTGCATTGGTTTCAGGAGGCGAAGGCCAGCGCGTGCGTCTTGGACGGGCGATGATGCGGCGCGATGCCCGACTGGTGATTTTGGACGAACCATTTCGGGGACTGGATCGGGAAAAGCGTCGAACCTTGATGGCTAGAGCACGAGAGTTGTGGAAAGACGCAACGTTGTTGTGCATTACACATGATGTCGGCGAAACGATGAACTTTGAACGCGTCCTGGTCGTCGAAGGCGGCAGGATTGTGGAAGACGGCGCTCCGGATTCATTGGCAGGGCAACGCGATTCCCGTTACAGCCAACTGCTGCAAGCGGAAGATGGGCTTCGCGGCGGAGCCTGGGCGAATGCCGATTGGCGGCGATTGCGTATGGATGGCGGGCGTGTGACTGAATCGCATTCGCACGCGCGAATCAGCGTGTTGGCGAACGAAAGGAGACGATGCGCATGA